In one Bradyrhizobium cosmicum genomic region, the following are encoded:
- a CDS encoding sugar-binding protein: MRKLLVAGIAVALMATPALAANYRFVIVPKAMNNPFFDFARDGCQKRAKELGNIECIYKGPVEHEPATQAQIIQDFITQKVDGLAISVADVAAMSKSIEAATAAGIPVITFDADAPGSKRIAYIGTNNKEFGVALGKQLLKLRPDGGKYAMVSGGPGAKNLAERVDGVREALKGSKWTEVAGSPTFCNDDPALAVQQMTDVRTSTPDLAAIVPIGGWPMFAPEGFKAFASRSKKDIDSGKFTLVVADTLKMQLELLRDGYANALVGQRPFEMGEKAMDTLLAIKKGEKVPEIVYTGLDLVTKDNVAQMLK, translated from the coding sequence ATGAGGAAACTTCTTGTTGCCGGCATCGCCGTCGCGCTGATGGCAACGCCGGCGCTTGCCGCGAACTACCGTTTCGTCATCGTGCCCAAGGCGATGAACAATCCGTTCTTCGACTTCGCGCGCGATGGCTGCCAGAAGCGCGCCAAGGAGCTCGGCAATATCGAGTGCATCTACAAGGGGCCGGTCGAGCACGAGCCCGCGACACAGGCGCAGATCATCCAGGACTTCATCACCCAGAAGGTCGACGGCCTCGCCATCTCGGTCGCCGACGTCGCGGCCATGTCCAAGTCGATCGAGGCGGCGACCGCTGCCGGCATCCCCGTCATCACCTTCGATGCCGATGCACCCGGCTCCAAGCGCATCGCCTATATCGGCACCAACAACAAGGAATTCGGCGTTGCGCTCGGCAAGCAATTGCTAAAACTCCGGCCCGATGGCGGCAAGTACGCGATGGTCTCGGGCGGTCCAGGTGCCAAGAACCTGGCTGAGCGCGTCGACGGCGTCCGCGAGGCGCTGAAGGGATCGAAATGGACCGAGGTCGCGGGGTCTCCGACGTTCTGCAACGACGATCCCGCGCTGGCGGTCCAGCAGATGACCGACGTGCGGACTTCGACGCCCGACCTCGCCGCGATCGTTCCCATCGGCGGCTGGCCGATGTTCGCCCCCGAGGGTTTCAAGGCCTTTGCCTCGAGGTCGAAGAAGGACATCGATTCCGGCAAGTTCACGCTCGTCGTCGCGGATACGCTGAAGATGCAGCTCGAGCTGCTGCGCGACGGCTATGCCAATGCGCTGGTCGGCCAGCGTCCGTTCGAGATGGGCGAGAAAGCGATGGACACGCTGCTCGCCATCAAGAAAGGCGAGAAGGTGCCGGAGATCGTCTATACCGGTCTCGATCTCGTCACCAAGGACAACGTCGCGCAGATGTTGAAGTAG
- a CDS encoding ABC transporter permease, which produces MAMPLESPITFSNVGRIRWWQRGIFASQTGYVLLALAVLLVVMHFASPYFFTEGNIQNVAKNFSFIAIATLGVTFVIITGGIDLSVGSMMCFSAMITSMVMTELSTPGGLGASLFVHMAADGKTVLANVPGLILLISLLAGLGVALVAGLVNGFCIAVLGLSPFVTTLGMLSIVRGLGYVVSNGRGSFPSGPDADYFYALTSGDVLGVPVPFIYLVILALAMAVVLHHTAFGRHVFALGGNEKAAELTGIPVVRVKIEVYVTCALAAGLQGIIISGWLGSAPANMATSYELNVIAAAVIGGANLAGGIGGPLGAIVGCVLLEVIRNGLVLAQVSSYWQQTLVGVIIILAVLVDRIRSRMV; this is translated from the coding sequence ATGGCCATGCCCCTGGAATCTCCGATCACCTTCTCGAACGTCGGCCGGATCAGATGGTGGCAGCGCGGCATCTTCGCGTCCCAGACCGGATATGTCCTGCTCGCGCTGGCGGTGCTGCTGGTGGTCATGCATTTCGCCAGTCCGTATTTCTTCACCGAAGGCAACATCCAGAACGTAGCGAAGAATTTCTCATTCATCGCCATCGCCACGCTCGGCGTCACCTTCGTGATCATCACCGGCGGCATCGATCTCTCGGTGGGCTCGATGATGTGCTTCTCGGCCATGATCACCTCGATGGTCATGACCGAGCTGTCGACGCCTGGAGGTCTTGGCGCCTCGCTCTTCGTGCATATGGCGGCCGACGGCAAGACCGTGCTCGCCAATGTCCCGGGCCTGATCCTGCTGATCTCGCTTCTCGCGGGACTCGGCGTTGCACTGGTCGCCGGCCTCGTCAACGGCTTTTGCATCGCCGTGCTGGGCCTGTCACCCTTCGTCACCACGCTCGGCATGCTCTCGATCGTGCGCGGGCTTGGCTATGTCGTGTCCAACGGACGCGGCAGTTTTCCGAGCGGCCCGGATGCCGATTATTTCTACGCGCTAACCTCGGGCGACGTGCTCGGCGTGCCCGTGCCATTCATTTATCTCGTGATCCTCGCGCTGGCGATGGCGGTGGTGCTGCACCACACCGCGTTTGGCCGTCACGTGTTCGCGCTCGGCGGCAACGAGAAGGCGGCCGAACTCACGGGCATCCCGGTCGTCCGGGTGAAGATCGAGGTCTATGTGACCTGCGCGCTCGCAGCAGGCCTTCAGGGCATCATCATCTCCGGCTGGCTTGGGTCGGCGCCGGCCAACATGGCGACCTCATATGAGCTCAACGTGATCGCGGCGGCCGTGATCGGCGGGGCCAACCTTGCCGGCGGTATCGGTGGCCCGTTAGGGGCCATCGTCGGCTGCGTGCTGCTGGAGGTGATCCGCAACGGTCTCGTGCTGGCGCAGGTCTCCTCCTACTGGCAGCAGACGCTGGTGGGCGTGATCATCATCCTGGCCGTGCTGGTCGACCGCATCCGCTCGCGGATGGTCTGA
- a CDS encoding ATP-binding cassette domain-containing protein → MTSTETTPVLELQGIGKEFGAIRALHGVDMQVLPGEVVGLMGDNGAGKSTLVKIIAGNFRPTHGEVRFAGSAVHFTRPVDARAVGIEVVYQDLALADNLTAAGNVFLGRELKRKFGPLALLDHKAMAARALELFGELRSETRPDDLVKQMSGGQRQAVAIARTRLSNARLVMMDEPTAAISVRQVEQVLGLIHRLKEQGVAVMLISHRMPDVFAVCDRVIVMRRGEKRADKPIHETSPEEVTALITGAKETA, encoded by the coding sequence ATGACAAGTACTGAAACAACACCGGTCCTCGAACTCCAAGGCATCGGCAAGGAGTTCGGCGCGATCCGCGCGCTGCATGGCGTCGACATGCAGGTGTTGCCGGGCGAGGTGGTCGGGCTGATGGGCGACAACGGCGCGGGCAAGTCGACGCTGGTCAAGATCATCGCCGGCAATTTCCGCCCAACGCACGGCGAGGTCCGCTTTGCCGGCAGTGCGGTCCATTTCACCCGGCCCGTCGATGCCCGCGCGGTCGGCATCGAGGTGGTCTACCAAGACCTCGCACTGGCCGACAATCTGACCGCAGCCGGCAACGTCTTCCTCGGCCGCGAACTGAAGCGCAAATTCGGGCCGCTCGCTCTTCTCGACCACAAAGCAATGGCGGCGCGTGCGCTGGAATTGTTCGGCGAGCTGCGCTCGGAAACACGGCCTGACGATCTGGTCAAGCAGATGTCGGGCGGCCAGCGTCAGGCCGTGGCCATCGCGCGCACCCGGCTCTCCAATGCAAGGCTGGTGATGATGGACGAGCCGACGGCCGCGATCTCGGTCCGCCAGGTCGAGCAGGTGCTTGGCCTGATCCACCGACTGAAGGAGCAGGGCGTCGCGGTGATGCTGATCTCGCATCGCATGCCCGACGTGTTCGCGGTGTGTGACCGCGTCATCGTCATGCGCCGCGGCGAGAAGCGGGCAGACAAGCCGATCCACGAGACCAGCCCTGAGGAAGTCACTGCCCTCATCACCGGCGCGAAGGAGACGGCGTGA